A DNA window from Hordeum vulgare subsp. vulgare chromosome 1H, MorexV3_pseudomolecules_assembly, whole genome shotgun sequence contains the following coding sequences:
- the LOC123446935 gene encoding ribosomal protein S19, mitochondrial-like — MSSIASLIASRSSFARSGHALPAAAAAAAISQAQHAASPLLSGFGSAARAFSSRPLWKGAFVDAFLQRIKKSGESLNGRKIWSRRSSILPEFVGSSALIYNGKTHVRCRITEGKVGHKFGEFAFTRKRRPHRAITAKKAGGQGKGKK; from the exons ATGTCGTCCATTGCTTCTCTCATCGCCTCCAGGTCCAGCTTCGCCAGGTCCGGCCACGctctccccgccgccgccgccgccgccgccatctctCAG GCCCAGCACGCCGCGTCTCCGCTGCTTTCGGGGTTCGGATCAGCGGCTCGTGCTTTCAG CTCAAGGCCTCTATGGAAGGGAGCGTTCGTCGACGCCTTCCTGCAGAGAATAAAGAAGAGCGGGGAGAGCCTGAACGGCAGGAAGATCTGGTCTCGCAGGTCTTCGATCCTGCCGGAGTTCGTCGGCTCCTCCGCGCTCATCTACAACGGCAAGACCCACGTCCGTTGCAGGATCACCGAAGGGAAGGTCGGCCATAAGTTCGGGGAGTTTGCTTTTACGCGGAAACGGAGGCCCCATCGCGCGATTACGGCGAAGAAGGCCGGCGGTCAAGGAAAGGGGAAGAAGTAA